From the Phyllopteryx taeniolatus isolate TA_2022b chromosome 20, UOR_Ptae_1.2, whole genome shotgun sequence genome, one window contains:
- the zgc:56231 gene encoding kinesin-like protein KIF20A gives MDLTSMSPIQAETSGGAEQHTMKVYLRVRPLSKEELSDKEDQDCVVIENDQMATLQAPKGSATLKCSERGIGTSVHKFSFSKIFGPETTQAELYDQTVSSQMSDFLDGKNVLIFSYGVTNAGKTFTIQGTSKEPGILPRVLDATFQYISGRQYEGMDVKPYLRNDARCLDIDQVKQEKSAKAAIFASFKEECDPLRTSNGSDSLPCSGPDRSSSSDCQSVPSSSLTDEGSTQFALWVAFFEIYNEYIYDLLQPSFCSKSKKRTALRICDDGAGNAYVKDLRWINIQSLSEASKLLQFGNKNRSAAATKMNQSSSRSHSIFTMKLLKMKCNTVKRISEFSLCDLAGSERCNKTKTFGERLKEAGNINNSLLILGKCINALRNNQTDRMKSSYIPFRESKLTKLFQAVFCGKGRASMIVNINQCASTYDETLHVMKFSAVAKRVVQVIPDKPLQSLSQCLVAPNGKSLVRNGVIDRQALESYLSEDELLNEDDDDDADMTLLTQNELLDTIESLRTKLLAARRRNVEQELEIRKEMGDAMLQQIMESEELRSQQVEELKECYQEKLENTFEMYKDAIKEHAYKSALSNLEDDYVPLDEFTAEQEKVEVLKRQLSQLTSGTSVCTVATVEVSRQCRPLKDFEAAGEERLKRLYKEKSAIERMCEDKQQLILSMERRLIELSETLQKVRDSFLEKSAELEVLQVKSQDQMKSMQEIISQSLEKDKEIASLKAEISKFTPRTPVQVKTKKSFLANIKEAVKSPHKTGSRKLRSTARTPNH, from the exons ATGGACTTGACTTCTATGTCACCCATACAG GCGGAAACATCAGGAGGAGCAGAGCAACACACTATGAAAGTCTATCTCAGAGTCAGACCTCTTTCCAAAGAGGAGCTCTCTGACAAGGAGGATCAG GATTGTGTAGTGATAGAAAACGATCAAATGGCGACGCTGCAGGCCCCGAAAGGTTCTGCCACCTTGAAATGCAGTGAAAGGGGTATCGGCACATCTGTACACAAATTCTCATTTTCCAAG atttttggacCAGAGACAACCCAAGCTGAGCTCTATGATCAAACTGTCAGCAGCCAAATGTCTGATTTCCTGGATGGAAAGAATGTGCTGATCTTCAGCTATGGCGTCACCAATGCTGGAAAAACATTCACAATCCAAG GAACTTCAAAAGAGCCAGGAATATTGCCTCGAGTGTTGGATGCCACCTTTCAGTACATCTCAGGGCGCCAGTATGAGGGCATGGATGTGAAGCCCTACCTCAGGAATGATGCACGTTGTCTGGATATTGACCAAGTCAAGCAGGAGAAAAGTGCGAAAGCTGCCATTTTTGCATCATTTAAAGAG GAATGTGATCCCCTTAGAACCAGCAATGGGTCAGACTCCTTGCCCTGTTCTGGGCCTGatcgctcctcttcctctgacTGTCAATCGG TGCCTTCAAGCAGTCTGACAGATGAAGGGAGCACCCAGTTTGCTTTGTGGGTTGCATTCTTTGAAATCTACAACGAGTACATCTACGATCTCCTTCAACCGTCCTTCTGCTCCAAGTCCAAGAAACGCACTGCTCTTCGCATTTGTGACGACGGCGCTGGCAACGCTTATGTCAAAG ATCTTCGATGGATTAACATCCAGAGTTTGTCTGAAGCCAGCAAGCTACTGCAATTTGGCAACAAAAACCGAAGTGCTGCGGCCACCAAGATGAACCAGTCCTCCAGCAGAAG CCACAGCATATTTACCATGAAGCTGCTGAAGATGAAGTGCAACACAGTTAAAAGGATCTCAGA GTTTTCTCTATGCGACTTGGCTGGCTCCGAAAGATGCAACAAAACCAAAACCTTTGGGGAGAGGCTAAAGGAAGCAGGAAATATTAACAACTCTCTCCTCATTCTGGGGAAGTGCATCAATGCCCTGCGCAACAATCAGACTGACAG AATGAAGAGCAGCTACATCCCTTTTCGAGAGAGCAAGCTCACCAAGCTCTTCCAGGCAGTTTTCTGTGGCAAAGGAAGAGCTTCAATGATTGTCAACATTAACCAGTGTGCTTCTACATATGATGAGACACTTCATGTCATGAAGTTCTCTGCTGTAGCCAAACGG GTGGTGCAGGTGATCCCAGACAAGCCTCTGCAATCACTGTCTCAGTGTCTGGTGGCGCCGAATGGCAAATCTCTTGTGAGGAATGGTGTGATCGACCGGCAGGCCTTGGAGAGCTATTTGTCAGAAGATGAGCTGCTGAatgaggacgacgacgacgacgccgaCATGACGTTACTGACACAGAAC GAGCTACTTGACACGATTGAAAGCCTCCGAACAAAACTGCTGGCTGCGCGAAGACGAAATGTGGAGCAGGAGTTGGAGATCCGTAAGGAAATGGGCGACGCCATGTTACAGCAGATCATGGAAAGCGAGGAACTCCGCAG CCAACAGGTTGAAGAGCTGAAGGAGTGCTACCAAGAAAAACtggagaacacttttgagatgtATAAGGACGCTATAAAAGAGCATGCTTACAAGAGTGCCTTGAGCAACCTAGAAGATGACTATGTGCCTCTTGACGAGTTCACTGCAGAGCAAGAGAAAGTCGAG GTCCTCAAGCGACAGCTTTCACAGTTGACATCTGGTACCAGTGTGTGCACAGTTGCGACTGTGGAAGTATCCCGTCAGTGTCGACCATTAAAAGACTTTGAAGCTGCAG gggAGGAACGTTTAAAACGTCTCTACAAGGAGAAAAGTGCCATAGAACGGATGTGTGAGGACAAGCAACAG tTGATATTGTCCATGGAGAGACGACTGATTGAACTTAGTGAAACTCTTCAGAAGGTTCGAGACAGCTTCTTGGAGAAATCCGCTGAACTTGAGGTCCTTCAGGTGAAGAGCCAAGATCAG ATGAAATCAATGCAGGAAATTATATCCCAGTCCTTGGAAAAGGACAAGGAAATAGCTTCCTTAAAGGCAGAAATCTCCAAGTTCACTCCAAGGACACCTGTGCAGGTCAAAACCAAGAAAAGTTTTCTCGCCAACATCAAGGAAGCGGTTAAATCTCCTCATAAGACCGGAAGCCGGAAACTCAGGAGTACTGCTAGGACCCCAAACCACTGA
- the rps20 gene encoding 40S ribosomal protein S20, with amino-acid sequence MAFKDSGKAPVETEVAIHRIRITLTSRNVKSLEKVCADLIRGAKEKNLKVKGPVRMPTKTLRITTRKTPCGEGSKTWDRFQMRIHKRLIDLHSPSEIVKQITSISIEPGVEVEVTIADA; translated from the exons ATG GCTTTCAAGGACTCTGGGAAGGCACCTGTTGAGACTGAGGTGGCTATTCACCGCATCCGCATTACCCTCACCAGCCGTAATGTCAAGTCTCTGGAGAAAG TCTGTGCTGACTTGATCCGTGGTGCAAAGGAGAAGAACCTGAAGGTGAAGGGACCAGTCCGCATGCCAACCAAG ACCCTGCGTATCACCACCAGAAAGACCCCCTGTGGTGAAGGCTCCAAAACTTGGGATCGCTTCCAGATGCGGATCCACAAACGCCTGATTGATCTGCACAGCCCATCTGAAATTGTCAAGCAGATCACCTCCATCAGCATCGAGCCTGGTGTTGAGGTTGAAGTTACCATTGCTGATGCATAA
- the LOC133470513 gene encoding ankyrin repeat and SAM domain-containing protein 6-like, with protein MNFGVPANSMLLLRACDEGDYETARGILEPGASKDCGRQSRLRSDAGSECNAADLLLSLVPVDCTDEEGNTGLQFASASGHENLVRFLLRKGASVDSRNNYGWTPLMQAARFGHLTVAHILLENGADINGRNRLGASVLTMAARGGHTHVVKLLLESDAFVDDFDHLAAAADSNGNNNNSCSAVGFGAGEACAGGGVRDFMDVTALMVASQHGHEATVRLLLEWGADVSFAQKTTGWGPLMVAALSGKVAVAQQLVERGADPDRVNVLSKTAFELAMQLQQREIKAYLDSITTVRPQTDDERRRPDVFSALKLGNSQLVKEILEEDPTQVNSSNQEGATPLMMAAVSGQLEVVQRMVEKKADIDKQDGVHGWTALMQATYHGNKDVVKYLLCQGADVNLRAKNGYTAFDLVMLLNDPDTELVRLLASVCMQVDKERSKHRGRTSVAHSKGRHALNNTPVPPDDKGGLKSWWSRMSNRFRRLKLTHTLRHGFLSNRLAPFPDDAETSLDATMKADVKPASTANAALAPTSTQGVSDISAVWAVKSKETGLCRTSSEKEDTLITTMLRSGAPLTRLPNDKLKAVIPPFLPPSNFESWNSDRSHLLREGKSEAPRLPMPPQRKLNSSGNSDITSISRVVSRSIKFPGLPKGPSSSSPSNSGHYHSPHSSGGSNGVAGLNRETHNRSGGSADGVLAQIAAQRKKAAGLIDVKTQPTEKQHSQTLSPPALPAATASMPPPDISLPDTHSHPNMDISSRRKMDLKRRPQSGNSSTSKSTSPTLTPSPSPTPKPTGGQGDSLSSASSHPRSKSSGGSSSGTITDEDELSSILKKLSLEKYQPIFEEQEVDMEAFLTLTDGDLRELGIKTDGPRQQILAAISELNAGKGRERQILQETIHNFQSSFGSSASNPRPPGEPRSPTNWMRHQVCSSSKR; from the exons ATGAACTTCGGCGTCCCCGCTAACTCGATGCTACTCCTCCGCGCCTGCGATGAGGGGGACTACGAAACGGCCCGGGGGATCCTGGAACCCGGAGCCTCCAAAGACTGCGGACGGCAGAGCAGACTGCGCTCGGACGCGGGCTCGGAGTGCAACGCGGCGGATTTGTTGTTGTCTCTCGTACCGGTGGACTGCACGGACGAGGAGGGAAACACCGGCCTGCAGTTTGCCTCGGCCAGCGGTCATGAAAACCTGGTCCGTTTTTTGCTCCGAAAGGGGGCCTCGGTGGACAGCCGCAACAATTACGGTTGGACGCCCCTCATGCAGGCTGCCAG ATTTGGTCACCTGACCGTCGCCCACATCCTGTTGGAGAATGGGGCAGACATTAATGGGCGGAACAGGCTGGGTGCAAGTGTCCTGACGATGGCGGCACGCGGGGGACACACGCATGTCGTGAAACTTCTCCTGGAGAGCGACGCCTTCGTCGACGACTTTGATCACTTGGCCGCGGCCGCAGACTCCAacggaaacaacaacaacagctgcAG CGCTGTTGGTTTCGGAGCTGGTGAAGCCTGCGCAGGGGGCGGTGTGCGAGATTTCATGGACGTTACAGCTCTGATGGTGGCGTCTCAACATGGCCATGAAGCCACAGTGCGTCTGCTGCTGGAGTGGGGCGCCGATGTCAGCTTTGCACAGAAGACCACCGGCTGGGGTCCGCTGATGGTGGCGGCACTCAGTGGGAAG GTGGCTGTGGCCCAGCAGCTGGTGGAGCGTGGTGCTGATCCAGACCGTGTTAATGTGTTGTCCAAGACAGCATTTGAACTCGCCATGCAGCTACAACAGAGAGAGATCAAGGCTTACCTGGATTCCATCACTACTGTACGACCACAGACTG ATGATGAGAGACGACGACCAGACGTGTTCAGCGCCCTCAAACTGG GAAATTCCCAGCTAGTCAAAGAAATCTTGGAAGAGGATCCCACTCAGGTGAATTCTTCCAATCAGGAGGGAGCAACGCCACTGATGATGGCGGCAGTGAGCGGTCAGTTAGAAGTTGTGCAGCGAATGGTGGAGAAGAAAGCCGACATCGACAAACAAGACGGAGTCCACGGGTGGACGGCCTTGATGCAGGCCACATATCATGG AAATAAAGACGTTGTCAAGTACCTACTATGTCAAGGGGCTGATGTCAACCTTCGAGCAAAGAATGGATACACAGCTTTTGATTTGGTCATGCTGCTAAATGATCCAG ACACTGAGCTGGTGCGTCTGTTAGCCTCAGTGTGTATGCAAGTGGACAAGGAGAGGTCCAAACACCGTGGCAGGACATCAGTGGCTCACTCCAAAGGCAGACATGCCCTCAACAACACCCCTGTGCCACCTGATGACAAAGGAGGCCTTAAG TCCTGGTGGAGTAGGATGTCTAATCGGTTCCGACGGCTGAAGCTGACTCACACCCTGAGACATGGCTTTTTGTCCAACCGGCTGGCTCCGTTCCCCGATGACGCAGAGACCTCCCTGGACGCCACCATGAAGGCTGACGTGAAACCTGCTAGTACCGCTAACGCTGCTCTGGCACCCACTAGTACCCAGGGAGTAAGTGACATCAGCGCCGTCTGGGCAGTCAAGAGCAAAGAGACAG GTCTGTGCAGGACATCATCAGAAAAGGAGGATACGCTAATTACCACAATG CTTCGAAGCGGCGCTCCCCTTACCCGGCTACCTAATGACAAGCTGAAGGCAGTGATCCCTCCCTTCCTGCCCCCATCCAACTTTGAATCGTGGAACTCGGACCGCTCACACCTCCTCAGGGAGGGAAAAAGCGAAGCACCTCGGCTTCCGATGCCACCCCAGAGGAAGTTGAACAGCAGCGGGAACTCCgatatt ACATCTATCAGTCGAGTGGTGAGCAGATCCATTAAGTTTCCCGGCCTTCCCAAGGGGCCTTCGTCCTCTTCTCCTTCCAACTCTGGCCACTACCACTCGCCTCACTCCTCTGGAGGCTCCAATGGAGTGGCGGGCCTCAATCGGGAGACGCACAATCGCTCAG GGGGCAGTGCAGATGGTGTTCTCGCCCAGATAGCGGCCCAACGGAAGAAAGCTGCGGGCCTGATTGATGTGAAGACTCAACCAACTGAGAAACAGCACAGCCAAACTTTAAGTCCACCGGCACTTCCTGCTGCCACCGCCAGCATGCCACCACCAGATATCAGCCTCCCTGATACGCACTCTCACCCGAATATGGACATCTCCTCAAGAAGG AAGATGGATTTGAAAAGGAGACCTCAGTCTGGGAACTCATCCACCTCCAAGAGCACATCGCCCACTCTGACTCCGTCTCCCTCCCCGACCCCCAAGCCCACCGGTGGGCAAGGAGACTCCTTGTCCTCGGCTTCTTCCCATCCTCGCTCCAAGAGCAGTGGCGGCTCCAGTAGTGGCACCATCACCGATGAAG atgagttGTCAAGTATCTTAAAGAAACTGTCGTTGGAAAAATATCAGCCCATATTTGAGGAACAGGAG GTGGATATGGAAGCTTTTCTGACTTTAACAGATGGAGACCTGAGGGAGCTTGGTATTAAAACAGATGGACCAAGACAACAGATCTTGGCAGCCATATCAGAGCTTAACGCTGGGAAG GGCCGAGAAAGGCAGATCCTTCAAGAAACCATACATAACTTCCAGTCATCCTTTGGCAGCAGTGCCAGCAACCCAAGACCACCCGGAGAGCCACGTT CTCCAACTAACTGGATGAGACATCAGGTTTGTTCCTCCAGTAAGAGGTAA